A single region of the Paraburkholderia sp. SOS3 genome encodes:
- the fdnG gene encoding formate dehydrogenase-N subunit alpha: protein MLQMSRRQFLKVSATTLAGSSLALLGYSPDVALAEVRQYKLSRTTETRNTCPYCSVGCGILMYGLGDGAKNATASIIHIEGDPDHPVNRGTLCPKGASLIDFIHSESRLLVPEYRPPGGKDWQPISWNDALERIAKLMKDDRDANFIETTADGKKVNRWLTTGMLAASASSNEVGYLTHKVIRATGMLAFDNQARVUHGPTVAGLAPTFGRGAMTNHWVDIKNADVILVMGGDSAEAHPCGFKWVTEAKAHRRAKLIVVDPRFNRTASVADFYAPIRTGTDIAFLGGVINYLLANDKIQHEYVKNYTDFTFLVREDFAFDDGIYSGYDAQNHKYADKTSWNYELGDDGFVKIDETLQNPRCVYNLMKQHYSRYTPEMVEKVCGTPKDKFLKVCEMLATTATPNRAGTILYALGWTQHSIGSQMIRCGAMVQLLLGNIGIAGGGMNALRGHSNIQGLTDLGLMSNLLTGYMTLPNEGEQDFEGYIKKRAAQPLRPNQLSYWKNYRAFFVSMMKSWYGDAASADNNWGYDYLPKLDKPYDMLQIYELMAQGKVNGYLAQGFNPLASAPNKAKMTAAFSKLKWLVIMDPLATETSEFWKNYGEYNNVDSSQIQTEVFRLPTTCFAEERGSLVSSSRVLQWHWQGAQGPGEAKSDLEIMSGIFLRMRAAYQKNGGKYPDPLLKINWPYAHPDSPTPEEIAMEFSGKALADVTDPNDPSKVLAKAGDQLSSFAQLRDDGTTASGCWIFCGSWTQAGNQMGRRDNSDPTGIGQTLGWAWAWPVNRRVLYNRASCDLNGKPFDPSRRLISWNGKAWTGADIPDFKADENPDAGMGPFIMNPEGVARFFARDAMNEGPFPEHYEPFETPLGYNPFHPHNPLATNNPGARVFPDDRAAFGKASAFPHVATTYRITEHFHFWTKHARLNAITQPQQFVEIGEDLANELGVVAGDRVRVSSNRGYIVAVAVVTKRIKPLTVDGKKIQTVGIPLHWGFKGLTKPGYLTNTLTPFVGDGNTQTPEFKSFLVKVEKA from the coding sequence ATGCTACAGATGTCCCGGCGTCAGTTCCTGAAGGTGAGTGCAACCACACTCGCGGGGTCGAGCCTGGCTTTGCTCGGCTACTCGCCCGACGTTGCGCTTGCCGAAGTGCGGCAATACAAACTGTCGCGTACCACGGAAACCCGCAACACATGTCCTTATTGCTCGGTCGGCTGCGGCATTCTGATGTACGGTCTCGGCGACGGTGCGAAGAACGCGACCGCAAGCATCATTCATATCGAAGGCGACCCCGACCATCCGGTCAATCGCGGCACGCTGTGCCCGAAGGGGGCGAGCCTGATCGACTTCATTCATAGCGAGAGCCGGTTACTCGTACCCGAGTACAGGCCGCCCGGCGGCAAGGACTGGCAACCGATCTCGTGGAACGACGCGCTCGAGCGCATCGCGAAGCTGATGAAGGACGATCGCGATGCGAATTTCATCGAGACCACCGCGGACGGCAAAAAGGTCAACCGCTGGCTCACCACCGGCATGCTGGCCGCGTCGGCGAGCAGCAACGAGGTCGGCTATCTGACGCACAAGGTGATCCGCGCGACCGGGATGCTCGCATTCGATAACCAGGCGCGTGTCTGACACGGCCCGACGGTGGCAGGTCTTGCCCCGACGTTTGGCCGCGGCGCGATGACGAACCATTGGGTCGACATCAAGAATGCCGACGTGATTCTGGTGATGGGCGGCGACTCGGCCGAGGCGCACCCGTGCGGTTTCAAATGGGTCACCGAGGCGAAAGCGCATCGCCGCGCGAAGCTGATCGTCGTCGATCCGCGTTTTAACCGCACTGCATCGGTCGCGGATTTTTACGCGCCGATCCGGACCGGCACGGATATCGCGTTCCTCGGCGGCGTGATCAATTACCTGTTGGCGAACGACAAGATCCAGCACGAATACGTGAAGAACTATACGGACTTCACGTTCCTCGTGCGCGAAGATTTCGCGTTCGACGACGGCATTTATTCAGGTTACGACGCGCAGAACCACAAATACGCGGACAAGACCTCGTGGAATTACGAACTCGGCGACGACGGCTTCGTGAAAATCGACGAGACACTGCAGAATCCCCGTTGCGTGTACAACCTGATGAAACAGCACTATTCGCGCTACACGCCCGAGATGGTCGAAAAGGTATGCGGCACGCCGAAGGACAAGTTCCTCAAGGTTTGCGAAATGCTCGCGACCACCGCGACGCCGAACCGTGCCGGCACGATTCTCTATGCGCTCGGCTGGACGCAGCACTCGATCGGCTCGCAGATGATCCGCTGCGGCGCGATGGTGCAATTGCTGCTGGGCAACATCGGCATTGCGGGCGGTGGCATGAATGCGTTGCGCGGCCACTCGAATATTCAGGGCCTAACCGACCTCGGTCTGATGTCGAATCTGCTGACCGGCTATATGACCCTGCCGAACGAGGGCGAACAGGATTTCGAGGGATATATCAAGAAACGCGCGGCGCAACCGTTGCGGCCCAACCAGTTGAGCTACTGGAAGAACTACCGCGCGTTCTTCGTCAGCATGATGAAGTCGTGGTACGGCGACGCGGCAAGCGCCGACAATAACTGGGGCTATGACTATCTGCCGAAGCTCGACAAACCGTACGACATGCTGCAGATCTACGAGCTGATGGCACAAGGCAAGGTGAACGGCTATCTCGCGCAGGGCTTCAACCCGCTTGCATCGGCGCCGAACAAGGCGAAGATGACTGCGGCGTTCTCGAAGCTCAAATGGCTCGTGATCATGGATCCGCTTGCCACCGAGACGTCCGAGTTCTGGAAGAACTACGGCGAATATAACAACGTTGATTCATCGCAAATCCAGACCGAGGTGTTCCGCCTGCCTACCACCTGCTTTGCCGAGGAACGCGGCTCGCTCGTCAGTTCGTCACGCGTGCTGCAATGGCACTGGCAGGGCGCGCAGGGGCCGGGCGAAGCAAAGAGCGATCTTGAGATCATGTCGGGCATTTTCCTGCGGATGCGCGCCGCTTATCAGAAAAACGGCGGCAAGTATCCCGATCCGCTGCTGAAGATCAACTGGCCGTATGCGCACCCCGACAGCCCGACGCCGGAAGAGATCGCGATGGAGTTCAGCGGCAAGGCGCTCGCGGATGTGACCGATCCGAACGATCCGTCGAAGGTGCTGGCCAAGGCCGGCGACCAGCTATCGAGCTTTGCGCAACTGCGGGACGACGGCACGACAGCGAGCGGCTGCTGGATTTTCTGCGGCTCGTGGACGCAGGCCGGCAACCAGATGGGCAGGCGCGACAATTCGGATCCGACCGGCATCGGCCAGACGCTCGGTTGGGCATGGGCGTGGCCCGTGAATCGCCGTGTGCTGTACAACCGCGCCTCGTGCGATCTGAACGGCAAACCGTTCGACCCGTCGCGCAGGCTTATTTCGTGGAACGGCAAGGCGTGGACCGGCGCCGATATTCCCGACTTCAAGGCGGACGAGAATCCGGACGCCGGCATGGGTCCGTTCATCATGAACCCGGAGGGCGTCGCACGTTTCTTCGCGCGCGATGCGATGAACGAAGGACCGTTCCCCGAGCACTACGAGCCGTTTGAAACGCCGCTCGGCTACAACCCGTTTCACCCGCACAATCCGCTTGCGACGAATAACCCCGGTGCGCGGGTATTCCCTGACGATCGCGCGGCATTCGGCAAAGCGTCGGCGTTCCCGCATGTGGCGACCACCTATCGCATCACTGAGCATTTCCACTTCTGGACCAAGCACGCGCGCCTCAACGCGATTACTCAGCCGCAGCAGTTTGTCGAGATCGGCGAAGACCTCGCCAACGAGCTCGGTGTCGTGGCGGGCGATCGCGTGCGGGTGTCGAGCAACCGCGGCTATATCGTCGCGGTAGCGGTCGTGACGAAGCGGATCAAGCCGTTGACGGTCGACGGCAAGAAGATCCAGACCGTCGGCATTCCGCTGCACTGGGGGTTCAAAGGCCTGACCAAGCCCGGCTATCTGACGAACACGCTGACGCCATTCGTCGGCGACGGTAATACCCAGACGCCGGAGTTCAAGTCGTTCCTCGTGAAAGTCGAGAAGGCATAG
- the fdxH gene encoding formate dehydrogenase subunit beta — protein MALQSLDIRRQSATTVQPTSVREPATGSVAKLIDVTKCIGCKACQTACMEWNDLRDEIGINTGVYDNPRDLTEHSWTVMRFAEYENPNGNLEWLIRKDGCMHCEDPGCLKACPSPGAIVQYTNGIVDFHQENCIGCGYCIAGCPFNIPRISKADHRVYKCTLCSDRVAVGQEPACVKTCPTGAIVFGTKVDMIAHAQERIVDLKERGFEHAGLYDPAGVSGTHVMYVLHHADQPSLYHGLPDNPAISPMVRVWKGIAKPLALAGIALTALAGFFHYTRVGPNEVSEDDEVAARDEARRIRERRSAQTVDRPEGKTEEPTK, from the coding sequence ATGGCACTGCAATCACTCGATATCAGACGCCAGTCGGCTACCACCGTGCAGCCGACGTCGGTGCGCGAACCGGCTACCGGCAGCGTCGCGAAGCTGATCGACGTTACGAAGTGCATCGGCTGCAAGGCGTGTCAGACCGCATGTATGGAATGGAACGACTTACGCGATGAAATCGGCATCAACACGGGCGTCTACGACAATCCGCGCGACCTCACCGAACATTCGTGGACGGTGATGCGCTTTGCCGAATACGAAAATCCGAACGGCAATCTCGAATGGCTGATCCGCAAGGACGGCTGCATGCATTGCGAGGATCCAGGTTGTTTGAAAGCGTGTCCGTCGCCGGGCGCGATCGTGCAGTACACGAACGGCATCGTCGATTTTCATCAGGAGAACTGCATCGGCTGCGGTTATTGCATTGCCGGGTGTCCGTTCAATATTCCGCGAATCTCGAAGGCGGATCATCGCGTCTACAAATGCACGCTCTGTTCGGATCGCGTCGCGGTAGGCCAGGAGCCCGCTTGCGTGAAAACGTGCCCGACCGGTGCGATCGTGTTCGGCACCAAGGTCGACATGATCGCGCATGCGCAGGAACGCATCGTCGACCTCAAGGAGCGCGGCTTCGAGCATGCGGGCTTGTACGACCCGGCTGGCGTAAGCGGTACGCATGTGATGTATGTGCTGCACCATGCGGACCAGCCGTCGCTGTATCACGGTTTGCCCGACAACCCGGCGATCAGCCCGATGGTGCGCGTCTGGAAGGGCATTGCCAAGCCGCTTGCGCTGGCAGGCATCGCGCTGACCGCGCTTGCTGGCTTTTTCCACTACACGCGCGTCGGTCCCAACGAAGTGAGCGAAGACGACGAAGTCGCGGCACGCGACGAGGCCCGCAGAATTCGCGAGCGGCGCAGCGCGCAAACCGTCGACAGGCCGGAAGGCAAAACCGAGGAGCCGACGAAATGA
- a CDS encoding formate dehydrogenase subunit gamma has translation MKEHDPNLIVRYTANERTNHWITAITFVLLALSGLAMFHPAMFWLSALFGGGQWTRILHPFVGLVMFVSFLILALRFWRHNYLDDNDWQWIRQMDDVIANREEKLPEVGRYNAGQKLLFFVMVACVVLLLLSGIVIWRAYFSFYFPIGFVRAAALVHAIAAFVLIVGIIVHIYAALWVKGSVGAMVRGTVTLGWARKHHPRWFRESVK, from the coding sequence ATGAAAGAACACGATCCGAACCTGATCGTGCGCTATACGGCGAACGAGCGCACGAATCACTGGATTACCGCCATAACGTTCGTGCTGCTCGCGCTATCCGGTCTCGCGATGTTTCATCCGGCCATGTTCTGGCTGTCCGCGCTGTTCGGAGGCGGCCAGTGGACGCGCATTCTGCATCCGTTCGTCGGGCTCGTGATGTTCGTGTCGTTCCTGATTCTCGCGCTGCGATTCTGGCGTCACAACTATCTCGACGACAACGACTGGCAATGGATACGTCAAATGGACGACGTAATCGCCAATCGCGAGGAAAAACTGCCGGAAGTCGGGCGCTACAACGCCGGGCAGAAGCTGCTGTTCTTCGTGATGGTGGCGTGCGTCGTACTGCTGCTGCTGAGCGGCATCGTGATCTGGCGCGCGTATTTTTCGTTTTATTTTCCGATCGGATTCGTCAGGGCGGCGGCGCTCGTGCATGCGATCGCGGCGTTCGTGCTGATCGTCGGCATCATCGTGCATATCTATGCGGCGCTATGGGTCAAGGGCTCGGTCGGCGCGATGGTGCGCGGCACGGTCACGCTCGGTTGGGCCAGAAAACATCATCCGCGCTGGTTCCGCGAGAGCGTCAAATAG
- the fdhE gene encoding formate dehydrogenase accessory protein FdhE: MVQRILEPGQIESLDPSAIPRIRLPERASFFSTRAARLRTLANGNPIGGYLRLMASLADAQQQVLAKFEAAMPDADAIARAQQSSMPLLPAVTPQRDPAWRDVLQRVLDRIEAAGAVSPVLGKVLDGLRLASAAQLDAQADAIASQRFNEVDRATAPFIVAALQVVWCDLASRLDMRDIPYLDTPGACPVCGAQPVASVVRIGGPYQGYRYLQCGLCGTETHMVRVKCSHCDSTKGIAYHGVEGGNEAWKAESCDECHTYRKIGYLEKDVDIEPLADDLASLTLDLLMNEAGYRRSAPNPLLWPEATSDR, from the coding sequence TTGGTGCAGCGCATACTCGAGCCGGGGCAGATCGAATCGCTCGATCCGTCCGCCATCCCGCGCATCCGTCTGCCCGAACGGGCATCGTTCTTTTCCACCCGCGCGGCGCGCCTGCGCACGCTGGCGAACGGTAATCCGATCGGCGGCTATTTGCGGCTGATGGCGTCGCTTGCCGATGCGCAACAACAGGTGCTCGCAAAGTTCGAGGCGGCGATGCCGGACGCCGACGCAATTGCGCGGGCACAGCAATCCTCGATGCCTCTCTTGCCGGCGGTTACGCCGCAACGCGACCCCGCATGGCGCGACGTGTTGCAGCGCGTGCTCGATCGCATCGAGGCCGCGGGCGCGGTGTCGCCCGTGCTCGGCAAAGTGCTCGACGGGCTGCGTCTGGCGAGCGCCGCGCAGCTCGATGCGCAAGCGGATGCGATTGCGTCGCAGCGCTTCAACGAAGTCGATCGGGCTACCGCGCCGTTCATCGTGGCTGCGCTGCAGGTCGTATGGTGTGATCTCGCGAGCCGGCTCGACATGCGCGACATTCCTTATCTCGACACGCCGGGCGCGTGCCCGGTCTGCGGTGCGCAACCGGTTGCAAGCGTCGTTCGCATCGGCGGTCCGTACCAGGGTTATCGCTATCTGCAATGCGGATTGTGCGGCACCGAAACGCATATGGTTCGCGTGAAATGCTCGCATTGCGATTCGACGAAAGGCATTGCGTACCACGGCGTCGAAGGCGGCAACGAGGCGTGGAAAGCCGAATCGTGCGACGAATGCCATACGTACCGGAAGATTGGATACCTCGAAAAGGATGTCGATATCGAGCCGCTTGCGGATGATCTCGCGAGCCTCACGCTCGATCTGTTGATGAACGAAGCGGGTTATCGGCGCAGTGCGCCGAACCCGCTGCTGTGGCCTGAAGCAACCTCGGACCGTTAA
- the selA gene encoding L-seryl-tRNA(Sec) selenium transferase, protein MSDAATSERRRAQLARLPAVERVMSAHAVQSLSDAYGRTQVLDAVRAALDTLRAELLAQASANTDATAATDANQFDGTGVSCEERIVAHASRMLEARARSRLRAVFNFTGTVLHTNLGRALLPDEAVRVVVGALTRPANLEFDLATGARGDRDDLIDDLICELTGAEAATVVNNNAAAVLLTLSALAPKQEVVVSRGELVEIGGSFRIPDIMSRAGARLREVGTTNRTHAKDYEEAINARTALLMKVHCSNYAISGFTKSVDIGELAHIAHRHALPVVYDLGSGTLIDLAQWGLPVEPTVRGTIDAGADLVTFSGDKLLGGPQAGLIVGREALIRKIKKHPLKRALRVGKLTLAALEPVLQLYRAPELLAQRLTTLRLLTRSASDIHAAALRVQPALQLALGERYAAAVEPMFSQIGSGALPVDQLPSYGIAMRVAGAKRGGRALMQLEKALRELPRPVLGRIADDTLRLDLRCLEAADEATFIAQCAELRL, encoded by the coding sequence GTGAGCGATGCGGCGACGAGTGAGCGGCGGCGCGCGCAACTGGCGCGCTTGCCTGCAGTCGAGCGGGTGATGTCGGCGCACGCGGTGCAGTCGTTGAGCGACGCATATGGGCGCACGCAGGTCCTCGATGCAGTGCGTGCGGCGCTCGATACGTTGCGGGCCGAGTTGCTTGCGCAAGCGTCGGCGAACACCGATGCAACGGCTGCGACGGATGCGAACCAATTCGACGGCACCGGTGTTTCGTGCGAGGAACGAATCGTCGCGCACGCGAGCCGCATGCTCGAAGCACGCGCGCGCAGCCGTCTGCGCGCCGTATTCAATTTCACTGGCACGGTTCTGCATACGAATCTCGGACGCGCCTTGTTGCCCGATGAAGCAGTGCGCGTGGTCGTCGGCGCGCTGACGCGGCCCGCCAATCTCGAATTCGATCTCGCTACCGGTGCGCGCGGCGACCGCGACGATCTGATCGACGATCTGATCTGCGAACTGACAGGCGCCGAAGCGGCAACCGTCGTCAACAACAACGCGGCCGCTGTTTTGCTGACCCTGTCGGCGCTTGCACCGAAGCAGGAAGTGGTTGTCTCGCGCGGCGAACTCGTCGAAATAGGCGGCTCGTTTCGAATTCCCGACATCATGTCGCGTGCCGGCGCGCGGCTGCGCGAAGTCGGGACGACCAACCGTACGCATGCAAAAGATTACGAAGAGGCGATTAACGCGCGCACCGCGTTGCTGATGAAAGTGCATTGCAGCAACTATGCAATCAGCGGTTTTACGAAGAGCGTCGATATCGGCGAACTTGCGCACATTGCCCATCGTCACGCGCTGCCCGTTGTGTACGATCTCGGAAGCGGAACGCTGATCGATCTCGCGCAATGGGGCCTGCCTGTCGAGCCGACCGTACGCGGCACGATCGACGCGGGCGCCGATCTCGTCACGTTCAGCGGCGACAAGCTGCTCGGCGGTCCGCAGGCGGGTTTGATCGTCGGGCGCGAAGCATTGATTCGCAAGATCAAAAAGCATCCGCTAAAGCGCGCGCTGCGCGTGGGCAAGCTTACGCTGGCGGCGCTCGAACCGGTGCTGCAGTTGTATCGTGCGCCCGAATTGCTCGCACAAAGGCTGACGACGTTGCGTCTTCTGACGCGTTCCGCGTCCGATATACACGCGGCGGCGCTGCGGGTGCAGCCCGCTTTGCAGCTCGCGCTCGGCGAACGTTACGCAGCCGCGGTCGAGCCGATGTTCAGCCAGATCGGCAGCGGCGCATTGCCGGTCGATCAGTTGCCGAGCTATGGAATTGCCATGCGCGTTGCCGGCGCCAAGCGCGGCGGGCGCGCGCTGATGCAGCTGGAAAAGGCGTTGCGCGAATTGCCGCGCCCGGTGCTCGGCCGCATCGCCGACGATACCTTGCGTCTCGATCTGCGTTGCCTCGAGGCTGCGGACGAGGCAACGTTTATCGCGCAATGCGCGGAGCTGCGCCTATGA
- the selB gene encoding selenocysteine-specific translation elongation factor: MIVGTAGHIDHGKTTLVRALTGVDTDRLKEEKARGISIELGYAYTPLANGEVLGVIDVPGHEKLVHTMAAGACGIDVALLVIAADDGVMPQTREHLAILELLGVTRGAVVLTKVDRVDAARLAQVRDEIGVWLTSTGFAAAPVFETNATVDGDAGVGELKGWLRDVAAPVLRERRDDALFRLAIDRVFTLAGHGTIVTGTVFAGRVTAGETLMLAPALRPVRVRSIHAQNRAADSAYAGQRCALNLAGIDKDAIGRGDWIVDAGLATPSERLDVELTLLEEAGVTLQHWTPLHVHLGTTHRVAHVALLDGDTLTAGEKARAQLVFDTPLCALPGDRFIVRNAQATRTVGGGRVLDPFGPARKRRTAERRASLDALQIWLDERRIEALLDHAPRGMQRSTLVCLTGVPHNALQLPRDVIDIALHGKAADDGFLVLRRHWDAMSERVTSALQTFHARFPDEQGPDSARLRRIAAPLLADALWRALIDALVSEGLVSRSGPWLHLPEHSVSLDKQEEALRLVLLPLIMEGRFDPPWVRELAATVHRDEDDVRALLRKLARQGDVYQVVRDLFYHRDAMRELARVVAQLAAEHGGALSAAAFRDGTGLGRKRAIQVLEFFDRVGYTRFQRDVHLLRVDSRLSETL; this comes from the coding sequence ATGATCGTCGGCACCGCGGGTCATATCGACCACGGCAAAACGACGCTCGTGCGTGCGCTGACTGGCGTCGACACCGACCGCCTGAAAGAAGAGAAAGCGCGCGGCATTTCGATCGAACTCGGCTACGCGTATACACCGCTCGCCAACGGCGAGGTGCTTGGCGTGATCGACGTGCCGGGTCACGAAAAGCTTGTGCATACGATGGCGGCGGGTGCATGCGGCATCGACGTTGCGTTGCTCGTGATTGCGGCCGACGACGGCGTGATGCCGCAAACGCGCGAGCATCTGGCGATTCTGGAATTGCTAGGCGTGACACGAGGCGCCGTCGTGTTGACGAAGGTCGATCGCGTCGATGCGGCACGGCTTGCACAAGTGCGCGATGAGATCGGCGTGTGGCTTACATCGACCGGATTTGCTGCGGCGCCGGTTTTCGAAACGAATGCGACTGTTGACGGCGATGCCGGTGTTGGCGAACTCAAGGGCTGGCTTCGCGATGTTGCGGCGCCTGTTCTGCGCGAGCGTCGCGATGATGCGCTATTCCGTCTGGCAATCGATCGCGTGTTTACGCTTGCCGGCCACGGAACGATCGTGACGGGAACGGTTTTCGCGGGGCGTGTGACGGCGGGAGAAACGTTGATGCTTGCTCCGGCGCTCAGGCCGGTTCGCGTGCGCAGCATCCATGCGCAGAATCGCGCGGCGGACAGCGCTTACGCGGGACAACGTTGCGCGCTCAACCTTGCCGGTATCGACAAGGATGCGATTGGGCGCGGCGACTGGATTGTCGATGCGGGCCTGGCAACGCCATCGGAGCGGCTCGATGTCGAGTTGACGCTGCTCGAAGAGGCGGGCGTTACCTTGCAACACTGGACGCCGTTGCACGTTCATCTCGGCACGACACATCGTGTCGCGCATGTCGCTTTGCTCGATGGCGATACGCTGACGGCCGGCGAAAAGGCGCGTGCGCAACTCGTGTTCGATACGCCGCTTTGCGCGCTGCCCGGCGATCGTTTTATTGTGCGCAACGCGCAGGCGACGCGCACGGTCGGCGGCGGGCGTGTGCTCGATCCGTTCGGTCCCGCACGCAAGCGTAGAACCGCCGAACGACGCGCCTCGCTCGATGCCTTGCAGATTTGGCTGGACGAGCGGCGCATCGAGGCGCTGCTCGATCACGCGCCACGGGGAATGCAGCGCTCGACGCTCGTGTGTTTGACGGGGGTGCCGCACAACGCGCTGCAGTTGCCGCGTGACGTGATCGACATTGCGCTACACGGTAAAGCGGCTGATGACGGGTTCCTCGTGCTGAGGCGTCACTGGGACGCAATGAGCGAGCGGGTCACCAGCGCATTGCAGACCTTTCACGCGCGGTTTCCGGATGAGCAAGGGCCGGATTCGGCGCGTCTGCGGCGCATCGCAGCGCCGTTGCTAGCCGATGCGCTGTGGCGGGCGTTAATCGATGCGCTTGTTTCCGAAGGCCTTGTTTCGAGGAGCGGGCCATGGCTGCATCTGCCCGAGCATTCGGTGTCGCTCGACAAACAGGAGGAAGCGCTTAGGCTAGTGCTGTTGCCTTTAATCATGGAAGGGCGCTTCGATCCGCCCTGGGTGCGGGAGCTGGCTGCAACCGTGCATCGAGATGAAGACGACGTACGTGCGCTGTTGCGCAAGCTTGCGCGGCAGGGCGACGTGTATCAGGTGGTACGCGATCTTTTTTACCATCGCGATGCGATGCGCGAACTTGCGCGCGTCGTTGCGCAACTGGCGGCGGAGCATGGCGGGGCGCTTTCAGCAGCGGCGTTTCGCGATGGAACGGGGCTTGGACGTAAACGGGCGATTCAGGTGTTGGAGTTTTTCGACCGTGTCGGGTATACGCGATTTCAGCGCGATGTTCATTTATTGCGTGTGGACAGCAGATTAAGCGAGACGTTGTAG
- a CDS encoding GntR family transcriptional regulator — translation MTRRASATPVAKAAAAGRAQQSLAGSDARLRYRLIHDQLKSAIAHGRITPGLVLLEGPVARIFGTSREPVRKAFEMLHAGGLLHTFDGRGYLAARPDGSAAAPVRMPLSEAALGFAEPPQPLDTRSHSERIYEQLEAAISLGIVFGHFRIDESHAAQSFGVSRGTVREALSRLRDLGLVEKSAYSHWLCGPLTARAVAEDYELRVLLEPAALSAAARAVPAEHIRAALAELDQAIADPDSVHAAALYRLEMTLHADFLHYAPNRKLLETIGRAHLPLTVNHAFYEAFGLHPDRGMLLEHRAVLEQLSRGDVPAAVQLLAEHLRAGQKRTLQRLKVMAVLPEPELPPYMQRIA, via the coding sequence ATGACAAGACGCGCAAGCGCCACACCTGTAGCCAAAGCCGCGGCGGCCGGCCGCGCGCAGCAGAGTCTCGCCGGCAGCGATGCGCGGTTGCGCTACCGGCTGATTCACGATCAGCTGAAAAGCGCGATTGCCCACGGGCGCATCACGCCGGGTCTCGTGCTGCTCGAGGGACCGGTGGCACGTATCTTCGGCACCAGCCGCGAACCAGTGCGCAAGGCTTTCGAGATGCTGCACGCGGGCGGCCTGCTTCATACCTTCGACGGGCGCGGCTATCTTGCGGCGCGGCCCGACGGTAGCGCAGCGGCGCCGGTGCGTATGCCTTTATCCGAGGCTGCACTCGGGTTTGCCGAGCCGCCGCAGCCGCTCGATACGCGCTCGCACAGCGAGCGCATTTACGAGCAGCTCGAAGCGGCCATTTCGCTCGGCATCGTGTTCGGTCATTTCCGCATCGACGAAAGCCATGCGGCGCAGAGCTTCGGCGTAAGCCGCGGCACGGTGCGCGAAGCGTTGAGCCGTTTGCGCGATCTCGGGCTGGTCGAGAAGTCCGCGTATTCGCACTGGCTGTGCGGGCCATTGACGGCGCGTGCAGTCGCCGAAGACTATGAACTGCGCGTGCTGCTCGAACCCGCCGCGTTAAGTGCCGCGGCGCGCGCGGTGCCGGCCGAGCACATACGGGCGGCGCTCGCGGAGCTCGATCAGGCGATTGCCGATCCCGATTCCGTCCATGCCGCCGCGCTGTATCGGCTCGAGATGACGTTGCATGCCGATTTCCTGCACTACGCGCCGAACCGCAAACTGCTCGAAACGATCGGCCGCGCGCATTTGCCGTTGACGGTCAATCACGCGTTTTATGAAGCCTTCGGGTTGCATCCGGATCGCGGCATGCTGCTCGAGCACCGTGCGGTGCTCGAGCAGCTGTCGCGCGGCGACGTGCCTGCTGCCGTGCAGTTACTCGCGGAGCATCTGCGCGCCGGGCAAAAGCGCACGCTGCAACGTCTGAAAGTGATGGCGGTGTTGCCGGAACCTGAATTGCCGCCTTATATGCAGCGAATCGCGTAG